One Pleurocapsa sp. PCC 7327 DNA segment encodes these proteins:
- a CDS encoding zinc-dependent peptidase, with protein sequence MLNAIITFLIVAIVVTLIWLRPILREIRRDRLKNKSFPLHWRAIIEQNIPCYQTLPRSLQKQLHGHINVFLAEKQFLGCGGLQITDEIKLTIAAQACLLLLNQKGNYYPKLKSILVYPSAYIVKTTTPISDYLVEEKQEIRLGESWYRDRIVLSWEQIKYDTKNWQDGHNVIFHEFAHQLDGEDGSLNGVPLLDRQSDYITWARVFEREYKQLCSDVELGLKTVIDEYGATNPAEFFAVATETFFEKPKQMKRKHPGLYTELKHYYKLDPLEWI encoded by the coding sequence ATGTTGAATGCTATAATTACCTTTTTAATCGTTGCGATCGTTGTTACTTTAATTTGGCTCAGACCTATTTTGAGAGAAATTAGACGCGATCGCTTAAAAAATAAATCTTTCCCCTTACATTGGAGAGCAATTATCGAGCAGAACATTCCTTGCTATCAAACCCTTCCACGTTCCTTGCAGAAACAACTTCATGGACACATAAACGTTTTTTTAGCCGAGAAACAATTTCTAGGCTGTGGAGGATTACAGATAACTGATGAAATTAAACTGACTATTGCTGCTCAAGCTTGTCTTCTCTTACTCAATCAAAAAGGAAATTATTATCCAAAACTTAAGTCAATTCTCGTTTATCCAAGTGCATATATTGTAAAAACCACAACTCCTATTAGCGATTACTTAGTAGAAGAAAAGCAAGAAATTAGACTCGGTGAGTCTTGGTATAGAGATCGAATTGTCCTTTCCTGGGAACAGATAAAATACGATACAAAAAACTGGCAAGACGGACATAACGTTATCTTTCACGAATTTGCTCATCAGCTAGATGGAGAGGATGGAAGTTTAAATGGCGTACCTCTTCTCGATCGCCAATCGGATTATATAACTTGGGCGCGTGTTTTTGAAAGAGAATACAAGCAATTGTGCAGCGATGTCGAACTGGGTTTGAAAACAGTTATCGATGAATATGGAGCAACTAACCCAGCAGAATTTTTTGCAGTTGCGACAGAAACCTTTTTTGAAAAACCCAAACAAATGAAACGGAAACACCCCGGACTTTATACCGAACTAAAACATTACTATAAATTAGATCCACTTGAATGGATTTAG
- the leuC gene encoding 3-isopropylmalate dehydratase large subunit encodes MSKGTLFDKVWDAHAVKILPSGQTQLFIGLHLIHEVTSPQAFSMLRDRGLKVLYPERTVATVDHIVPTESQARPFLDDLAEEMMVAIEKNAKDYGIRFYNIGSGNQGIVHVIAPEQGLTQPGMTIACGDSHTSTHGAFGAIAFGIGTSQVRDVLASQTLALSKLKVRKIEVNGTLAPGVYAKDVILHIIRKLRVKGGVGYAYEYAGTTFEQMSMEERMTVCNMSIEGGARCGYINPDEVTFEYLKGRDFAPKGADWDKAVEWWKSIRSDDDAVYDDLVTFDASEIEPTVTWGITPGQGIGVSESIPTLEMLAESDRAIAQEAYSYMKLTPGQPIKGTKVNVCFIGSCTNGRISDLREAAKFAKGKHVAEGVKAFVVPGSERVKKQAEAEGLDKIFLEAGFEWREAGCSMCLAMNPDKLQGDQISASSSNRNFKGRQGSAMGRTLLMSPAMVVAAAVKGEVADVRELI; translated from the coding sequence ATGAGTAAAGGAACGTTATTTGATAAGGTTTGGGACGCACACGCCGTTAAAATTTTGCCTTCAGGTCAGACTCAGTTATTTATTGGCTTGCACTTAATCCACGAAGTCACCAGTCCCCAAGCTTTTTCCATGCTGCGCGATCGCGGACTAAAAGTATTGTATCCAGAACGCACCGTCGCTACAGTCGATCATATCGTTCCGACAGAAAGCCAAGCCCGCCCCTTTCTAGACGATCTTGCCGAAGAAATGATGGTGGCGATCGAAAAAAATGCCAAAGACTACGGAATTCGCTTCTATAATATCGGTTCGGGAAATCAAGGGATCGTCCACGTTATAGCACCAGAACAAGGATTGACCCAACCCGGAATGACGATCGCTTGCGGCGACTCTCACACGTCTACTCACGGCGCATTCGGCGCGATCGCGTTTGGGATCGGCACCTCTCAAGTCCGCGATGTCTTGGCTTCCCAAACCCTGGCTCTATCGAAACTAAAAGTTCGTAAAATCGAAGTTAACGGCACTTTAGCGCCTGGCGTTTATGCCAAAGATGTTATCTTGCACATCATTCGCAAGCTAAGAGTGAAAGGCGGAGTCGGCTACGCCTACGAATATGCTGGCACGACTTTCGAGCAGATGTCGATGGAAGAGAGGATGACCGTTTGCAATATGTCCATCGAAGGCGGCGCCAGATGCGGCTATATCAACCCCGATGAAGTGACGTTTGAATATTTAAAGGGAAGAGACTTTGCACCCAAAGGCGCAGACTGGGATAAAGCCGTCGAATGGTGGAAGAGTATTCGCAGCGACGACGATGCGGTTTATGACGATCTCGTTACTTTTGATGCGTCTGAGATCGAACCGACGGTAACTTGGGGAATTACGCCAGGTCAAGGCATTGGGGTCAGCGAATCGATTCCCACTCTTGAAATGTTAGCAGAAAGCGATCGCGCGATCGCTCAAGAAGCCTATAGCTACATGAAATTAACCCCCGGACAGCCAATTAAAGGCACCAAAGTGAATGTCTGCTTCATCGGTAGCTGCACTAACGGACGCATTAGCGATTTGCGCGAAGCGGCTAAATTTGCCAAAGGAAAACATGTGGCAGAAGGCGTGAAAGCGTTTGTCGTACCGGGATCGGAACGAGTGAAAAAGCAGGCGGAAGCGGAAGGATTGGATAAAATCTTCCTCGAAGCAGGGTTTGAATGGCGAGAAGCCGGATGTTCGATGTGTCTGGCGATGAATCCTGACAAACTCCAAGGCGATCAAATCAGTGCTTCCTCATCTAACCGCAATTTTAAAGGTCGTCAGGGTTCGGCAATGGGGCGCACCTTACTGATGAGTCCGGCAATGGTGGTTGCCGCTGCTGTTAAAGGGGAAGTGGCTGACGTGCGAGAGTTGATTTGA
- a CDS encoding pentapeptide repeat-containing protein, translating into MTSQSNATDHLTLGNQSETKTSLTATQLLERYAAGERKFRQVQLKRVDLKGASLAQIDLRGADLSYVNLREADLSSADLRDACLDGADLYKANLSRVNLQGARLGKANLKEANLTRASLEQAHLEGAFLTKALMSRANLKEVHLISAHLNEADLRYANLSNAYLDSAYLIQANIQKANLEEASLIGAFLSGASLGGANFHGGYYTDKTNFDTSFDPVGAGLRKVQKTTLEELLSAFKHLSESAIRYIGPKMTARYWESSRPEFEWLRQKFQVGSSGQISFSGNTAEPLTFVQLKYGYRWVDNFVESCSAIVQEFPNLIDRSKLEFYSSQDNREN; encoded by the coding sequence ATGACAAGTCAGTCAAACGCAACAGATCATCTAACTCTTGGCAACCAGTCTGAAACCAAAACGTCACTGACAGCCACCCAACTCCTAGAGAGGTACGCAGCGGGGGAAAGAAAATTTAGACAGGTACAGCTTAAAAGAGTCGATCTCAAAGGTGCGAGTTTAGCGCAGATCGATCTTAGAGGAGCCGATCTCAGTTATGTCAATCTCAGAGAAGCAGATTTGAGCAGTGCTGACTTGAGAGATGCTTGTCTCGATGGAGCCGATCTTTACAAAGCAAATTTAAGTCGAGTTAATTTACAAGGCGCTCGTTTGGGAAAAGCCAACTTGAAAGAAGCCAATCTAACTAGAGCCTCTTTAGAGCAAGCACACCTCGAAGGAGCTTTTTTGACTAAGGCGTTGATGAGTAGGGCTAATTTAAAAGAAGTGCATCTAATTAGCGCTCATTTGAATGAAGCCGATTTGAGATACGCCAATCTCAGCAATGCCTATCTAGATAGCGCTTACTTGATCCAAGCCAACATTCAAAAAGCTAATCTAGAAGAAGCTAGCTTGATAGGAGCGTTTTTAAGTGGAGCCAGCTTGGGGGGAGCCAATTTTCACGGCGGTTACTACACCGATAAAACGAATTTCGATACTTCTTTTGACCCCGTTGGTGCGGGATTGCGGAAAGTCCAAAAGACGACTCTCGAAGAACTCCTAAGCGCTTTCAAGCATCTGAGCGAATCTGCTATTCGTTACATCGGCCCTAAAATGACAGCGAGATATTGGGAGTCTTCTCGTCCCGAATTTGAGTGGCTCCGCCAAAAGTTTCAAGTCGGTTCTTCCGGTCAGATTTCATTTTCTGGCAATACGGCAGAGCCTCTGACTTTTGTCCAATTAAAGTATGGCTATAGATGGGTTGATAACTTCGTCGAGTCCTGCTCTGCGATCGTCCAGGAATTCCCCAATCTCATCGATCGCAGCAAGCTAGAGTTTTACTCGTCCCAAGACAATCGGGAAAATTAA
- a CDS encoding PhoD-like phosphatase, protein MSEISFRDRLERLPLILAGPILHHTSSESVTVWVALKEPRWVAIEVYETAESGNVVGALVIAGERTTIALGRYLHIVAVTAKSHNGDSLRSGQLYAYDLSFTRTEGDRQTLKQALTSSSLPLVPISYFPHQLPTFALPPEDLERLQIVYGSCRKPHGKGYDALPILDSLLEHNAALPDFRPHQLFLTGDRIYGDDVADLLLYALTEVGDLLLGWQEQLPLLPSSKVSHLTPKQLKPGQRSKIACEQAGFTAGIRDKAEFAKSHLFGLGEYYAIYLFAWSQVFWLEPFPKGREIYQDRQAAKQWDRELKDLQQFASTIWKVRRALANVPRYTIFDDHDVSDDWYLNQAWCLRVLGKPLGRRVVQNALLAYAVFQGWGNTPEQFQDGQLGAKLLEAASEWSASAGGDKKAEEAIARYLGLPESNPLTGLPKMRLDGQFLILDRSPEALRWHYTVRGDGHEVIVLDTRTRRGYPADRDPIAPPALLCPSVFERQLRAVLQQVRSNIKATLAISPTNLFTLQAIDRIQQWHLKQGKVYHADVGDGWNMNASGLAAFLATLFEERDRVIILSGDIHYSATARLDYWSRRPSDSVVSESEQSFKPHLLTQFTSSALKNSELMTQLIHTKAKSILMPERRRFWIGWTNPPEMIEVRHTDRSLPEWKCSLEWIPRQPIQIPEWGKTVPWLRVQQKQNWLCNSVKWLWRNRWFQEGKEVVGTNNLGLIQFERSDNEGAAIQDIYWYTSWGNTRVGFSRFQASLHLRQLPNKIKSGGL, encoded by the coding sequence ATGTCCGAGATTTCTTTTCGCGATCGCTTAGAGAGATTGCCTCTGATTCTGGCAGGTCCGATCTTGCACCATACTTCGTCGGAGTCGGTGACGGTTTGGGTTGCCCTTAAAGAACCGCGTTGGGTTGCGATCGAGGTGTACGAAACTGCTGAGAGTGGGAATGTCGTCGGTGCGTTAGTGATAGCTGGAGAGCGAACGACGATTGCCCTCGGTCGGTATCTACACATAGTTGCGGTAACGGCTAAATCGCACAACGGCGATTCCTTGCGATCGGGACAACTCTATGCGTATGATTTAAGTTTTACTCGCACGGAAGGCGATCGACAAACCTTGAAGCAGGCGCTCACTTCTTCCAGTTTGCCTTTAGTTCCGATTAGCTATTTCCCGCATCAACTGCCCACGTTCGCCTTACCGCCTGAAGATTTAGAGCGATTGCAGATCGTGTATGGATCTTGTCGTAAACCTCATGGCAAAGGTTACGATGCGCTGCCCATTTTGGATAGTTTGCTCGAACATAATGCAGCCTTACCCGATTTTAGACCCCATCAACTTTTTCTGACAGGCGATCGGATTTATGGCGACGATGTTGCCGATCTCTTGCTGTATGCGCTGACTGAAGTTGGCGACCTTTTACTCGGTTGGCAGGAACAACTGCCATTACTGCCATCGTCAAAAGTCTCCCATCTAACCCCAAAACAGTTAAAGCCGGGACAGCGCAGTAAAATTGCATGCGAGCAAGCAGGATTTACCGCAGGGATTCGCGACAAAGCAGAATTCGCTAAAAGTCATTTGTTTGGATTGGGAGAGTATTACGCTATTTATCTGTTTGCCTGGTCGCAGGTTTTTTGGTTAGAACCATTTCCTAAAGGGCGCGAGATTTATCAGGATCGGCAAGCAGCCAAGCAATGGGATCGGGAATTGAAAGACTTACAGCAGTTTGCTAGCACGATTTGGAAAGTACGACGGGCGCTTGCAAACGTTCCCAGATACACTATCTTTGACGACCACGATGTCAGCGATGATTGGTATTTGAATCAGGCTTGGTGTCTGCGGGTATTAGGAAAACCGCTAGGACGGCGTGTAGTCCAAAACGCTTTATTGGCTTATGCTGTCTTTCAAGGGTGGGGAAATACGCCAGAGCAATTTCAAGACGGGCAATTGGGAGCCAAACTGCTGGAAGCAGCTAGCGAGTGGTCGGCATCGGCTGGAGGGGATAAGAAAGCAGAGGAGGCGATCGCGCGCTATCTTGGTTTACCCGAATCCAATCCGCTGACGGGTCTTCCCAAAATGCGTTTGGACGGACAGTTTTTGATATTAGACCGCTCGCCAGAAGCCCTTAGATGGCATTATACAGTTAGAGGCGACGGCCATGAAGTTATTGTTCTCGATACTCGTACTCGGCGCGGCTATCCAGCCGATCGCGACCCCATTGCTCCGCCAGCCTTACTCTGTCCGAGTGTCTTCGAGCGGCAACTGCGAGCGGTATTGCAGCAAGTGCGATCGAACATTAAAGCGACCCTAGCGATTTCGCCGACTAATCTATTTACTCTGCAGGCGATCGATCGCATTCAACAGTGGCACCTGAAGCAGGGCAAAGTTTATCATGCTGATGTGGGAGATGGCTGGAATATGAACGCCTCTGGCTTGGCTGCGTTTTTAGCGACGCTTTTTGAAGAGCGCGATCGCGTTATTATTCTTTCTGGCGACATTCACTACAGTGCTACAGCACGTTTGGATTATTGGTCGCGCCGCCCTTCCGATTCAGTCGTCTCAGAATCCGAACAGTCTTTCAAGCCGCATCTTTTAACTCAGTTCACTTCAAGCGCCCTGAAAAATTCTGAGTTGATGACTCAACTCATTCATACTAAAGCGAAGTCAATTTTGATGCCAGAGCGTCGGCGCTTTTGGATTGGCTGGACGAATCCGCCAGAGATGATTGAGGTTAGGCATACAGATCGCTCGTTGCCAGAGTGGAAATGTTCCCTTGAATGGATTCCCCGTCAACCCATACAAATCCCTGAGTGGGGAAAAACCGTTCCCTGGCTTAGGGTGCAACAGAAGCAGAATTGGCTGTGCAACTCAGTTAAGTGGCTATGGCGGAATCGCTGGTTTCAAGAGGGGAAAGAAGTCGTTGGCACGAACAATCTAGGACTCATCCAGTTTGAGCGGTCTGATAATGAAGGCGCAGCCATTCAGGATATTTACTGGTATACTTCCTGGGGCAATACTCGCGTTGGGTTTAGCCGCTTTCAGGCATCGCTGCACCTGCGTCAGTTGCCAAACAAGATCAAATCTGGTGGATTGTGA
- a CDS encoding DoxX family protein, protein MQKFIPLIARTFLAVIFVRSGFDKAFFNFAATQQQMAEAGIPIPFVVLIFTIAFQIVGGISLILGYKAQIGAILLLIFLVPATLVFHNPIADPSQTIDFMKNLAILGGLLMVVSFGAGSLSLDARTRESKGYLRTTQLKE, encoded by the coding sequence ATGCAAAAATTCATTCCCCTAATAGCCAGAACATTTCTCGCTGTAATCTTCGTTCGCTCTGGGTTTGATAAAGCCTTCTTTAATTTCGCTGCTACTCAGCAGCAGATGGCTGAAGCAGGAATCCCAATTCCATTTGTCGTTTTGATTTTTACAATCGCCTTCCAAATTGTCGGAGGCATATCTCTAATCCTGGGATACAAAGCTCAAATCGGAGCCATCCTGCTGCTTATTTTCTTAGTTCCTGCCACTCTCGTTTTTCACAATCCAATTGCTGACCCAAGTCAGACGATCGATTTTATGAAAAACTTGGCAATATTGGGAGGCTTGTTAATGGTCGTTTCCTTTGGCGCGGGATCGTTGAGTTTAGATGCGCGAACTCGCGAATCTAAAGGATATTTACGGACTACACAATTAAAAGAATAG
- a CDS encoding efflux RND transporter permease subunit → MNFIETAVRWRHGTFVLFCLLAILGILSLFNMPLELQPGGDRPEITITTPYRGAGPTEVEDLVTRPIEERMEEVLGVQEITSSSRPGNSTITLEFTWNSNVNERLVDVLNKLQQVEDLPEEADESNVELVGGNSSPMMWVVLAPKEGVQSDPDRYRDLVEDLIVPRLRRVEGVGQFLTPGGREREVEVRVDPRAIADRNLTIGDVVRVLQENNRDIRGGPLVLGRREYRVRTVSRSQELEQIEGFILRRDESGTVFLRDVAEVQMGRRIQDSALIFNGEPAVAIGIIRQVGANVPEVARGVREIISEFQQQFDRQGEGIRFVYNYDENEYVEQSIALVEGNLLTGALLATAVLILFLGSMRTVAVVALTIPTTLITAFIVMSFLRRTLNIISLAGLAFAVGMVVDNAIVVIENVFSHLQQGKRPIRAAIDGTQEVWGAMLGSTLTNVVVFIPLVVVTGEAGQLFTDMAIALSASSLFSLFAALTLVPMLSGLFLKEEEAMQMLEGGEYRGGNWFERSVAKTSAVFRMFQGKLENFLASTVSWSLGRGRMVRRLLVLSVPVMLLLASFFLLPPADYLPEGNRNLVFWVADPLPGTSIPEAIRLSEDPRGFLREQPAVDRVMYVDRPGRRGIAAILKPEFATTQGLADLVDRMRSQNTNFPGYRTLFPTRFSIFQDPGKQFEIQIVGEDLERLSQLEKQITDKLRAFSGVQNVRSDYTSDAGELQVIPNRERLAEVGLSEAEVGAMVEAALGGRFASDYIDGKKKLNVSVELKNTFVQTPEQLRQLPLYTRRGQVQLADVAEVRETIGSDVINHVDLERSITLTTSLAPDAPLGTLVEQTENKVLAPLRANLATGYRLELSGSADRFSKTVSQLASAFVLSVLITYLLLVSLYRSFLYPFVIMATVPMGMSGAMLSLVIANHIPGLIVPLDMITALGFVILTGVVVNNAILLVDRALQLQEEGKDYDDSLYYATRDRLRAIFMSAGTSVLGMLPLAVVPGQGAELYQGLGIVLTGGLAFSTILTPTVVPALMGLLGDFFGRQPSKPDKGEIAEPVIADSNGKAIASFNRADN, encoded by the coding sequence ATGAATTTTATTGAAACTGCCGTTCGCTGGCGACACGGAACATTCGTTTTATTCTGCCTGCTAGCTATATTGGGCATTCTTTCGCTATTCAACATGCCACTGGAACTGCAACCGGGGGGCGATCGCCCAGAGATTACTATCACTACCCCTTATCGAGGTGCGGGACCAACAGAAGTCGAAGACCTAGTTACCCGTCCCATCGAAGAACGCATGGAAGAAGTTTTAGGGGTACAGGAAATCACCAGTAGTTCTCGTCCCGGAAATAGCACGATTACCCTGGAATTTACTTGGAACAGCAATGTCAACGAGCGACTGGTAGACGTACTCAATAAATTGCAACAGGTAGAAGATCTCCCCGAAGAAGCTGACGAATCCAATGTCGAACTGGTAGGCGGCAATAGTTCGCCTATGATGTGGGTGGTACTTGCTCCCAAAGAAGGCGTTCAGAGCGATCCAGATCGCTACCGCGATCTCGTAGAAGACCTCATCGTCCCCAGATTGCGCCGAGTCGAGGGAGTGGGGCAGTTCCTTACTCCTGGCGGAAGGGAACGGGAAGTAGAAGTGCGAGTCGATCCAAGAGCTATTGCAGACCGCAACCTGACCATTGGCGATGTCGTTAGAGTTCTGCAAGAGAATAACCGCGATATCCGAGGCGGTCCTTTGGTATTGGGCAGGCGAGAGTACCGAGTTCGTACTGTAAGCCGATCGCAAGAATTGGAACAAATTGAAGGGTTTATCCTGCGTCGAGATGAGTCGGGTACGGTCTTTCTGCGAGATGTGGCAGAGGTACAGATGGGGCGAAGAATCCAGGATAGTGCTCTAATTTTTAATGGAGAACCTGCGGTTGCGATCGGGATTATTCGTCAAGTCGGGGCAAACGTACCGGAAGTAGCGAGGGGAGTACGCGAAATTATATCGGAGTTTCAGCAACAGTTTGACCGACAGGGAGAAGGCATTCGCTTTGTCTATAACTACGACGAAAACGAGTATGTCGAGCAGTCGATCGCGTTAGTAGAAGGAAACTTACTGACTGGCGCATTGCTGGCGACGGCAGTACTCATCCTTTTCCTCGGTTCGATGCGAACGGTAGCGGTCGTTGCCCTGACTATCCCGACGACCTTGATTACCGCGTTCATCGTCATGTCCTTCCTGAGGCGGACGCTCAATATTATTAGTCTGGCAGGATTGGCGTTTGCCGTTGGCATGGTGGTCGATAACGCGATCGTAGTTATCGAGAATGTTTTCAGCCACTTACAGCAAGGCAAACGACCTATTCGAGCGGCGATCGATGGCACGCAAGAAGTTTGGGGAGCCATGTTGGGATCGACTCTCACTAACGTGGTAGTTTTTATCCCGCTAGTCGTCGTCACGGGCGAGGCAGGTCAGTTATTTACCGATATGGCGATCGCGCTTTCCGCTTCTTCTTTATTCTCTCTATTTGCCGCACTAACTCTAGTTCCCATGCTCTCCGGCTTATTCCTCAAAGAGGAGGAAGCGATGCAAATGCTGGAAGGGGGAGAATATCGAGGCGGCAACTGGTTTGAAAGGTCGGTAGCCAAAACTTCGGCAGTTTTTCGAATGTTTCAAGGCAAGTTAGAAAATTTCCTCGCTTCTACAGTAAGTTGGTCGCTTGGGCGAGGTCGCATGGTACGCCGATTGTTGGTTTTGTCTGTTCCAGTCATGCTTTTGTTGGCTAGCTTTTTCCTGCTGCCTCCTGCCGACTACTTGCCCGAAGGAAACCGGAACCTCGTATTTTGGGTGGCAGATCCTTTACCGGGAACTAGCATTCCCGAAGCGATTCGACTCTCAGAAGATCCCAGAGGATTCTTGAGAGAGCAACCAGCAGTCGATCGCGTCATGTATGTAGACAGACCGGGACGGCGCGGAATTGCCGCCATCCTCAAGCCAGAGTTTGCTACCACGCAAGGACTTGCCGATCTGGTAGACCGGATGCGATCGCAGAATACTAATTTTCCTGGCTATCGTACTCTATTTCCGACTAGATTCTCGATTTTCCAAGATCCGGGCAAACAATTTGAAATTCAAATCGTAGGCGAAGATTTGGAGAGATTGAGTCAGTTGGAGAAGCAAATTACCGATAAATTGCGGGCATTCTCTGGCGTGCAAAATGTTCGCTCCGATTATACTTCGGATGCGGGAGAACTTCAGGTAATTCCCAATCGAGAGAGACTCGCAGAGGTTGGTCTATCCGAAGCCGAAGTAGGAGCAATGGTAGAAGCAGCCCTTGGCGGTCGCTTTGCCTCGGACTACATCGATGGCAAGAAAAAACTAAATGTCTCGGTGGAGTTAAAAAACACCTTCGTACAAACCCCGGAACAATTGCGCCAACTCCCTCTCTATACCCGTCGCGGACAGGTGCAGTTGGCTGATGTGGCAGAGGTACGCGAGACGATCGGGTCCGATGTGATTAACCACGTCGATTTAGAGCGATCGATTACCTTAACGACTTCGCTAGCGCCAGACGCGCCGCTGGGAACTCTGGTCGAACAGACAGAAAACAAAGTGTTAGCCCCATTGCGAGCCAATTTAGCGACAGGATATCGCTTAGAACTGTCTGGTTCTGCCGATCGCTTCTCTAAAACGGTATCTCAACTCGCTTCTGCTTTCGTGCTTTCCGTACTGATTACCTACTTATTGCTGGTGTCGCTCTACCGCTCTTTCCTCTATCCCTTCGTTATCATGGCAACCGTACCGATGGGGATGAGCGGGGCGATGTTGAGTCTGGTGATTGCCAATCATATTCCCGGTCTTATCGTCCCTCTGGATATGATTACCGCTCTGGGATTTGTTATTTTAACGGGCGTGGTGGTCAATAATGCGATTCTATTGGTAGACCGAGCCTTGCAGCTTCAAGAGGAAGGGAAGGATTACGATGACTCTTTGTATTATGCAACGCGCGATCGCCTGCGAGCAATCTTTATGTCCGCTGGAACCAGCGTCTTAGGAATGCTCCCGCTAGCCGTCGTTCCGGGACAAGGGGCGGAACTCTACCAAGGCTTGGGCATTGTCCTCACGGGCGGTCTTGCCTTTTCGACGATTCTGACTCCCACCGTTGTTCCCGCACTGATGGGATTGCTAGGCGATTTTTTCGGTCGCCAGCCATCTAAACCCGACAAGGGAGAAATCGCCGAACCCGTAATAGCAGACAGCAATGGCAAAGCGATCGCATCGTTTAATCGAGCAGACAACTAG
- a CDS encoding DUF1802 family protein: MPSTTHALKEWAVAVNALEAGKTIMLLRKGGIREVGARFQVRYERALLYPTYEHQKPYLLKPEYAGQVTPVASGWHPQTVRIGSWAEISNVFCVSEASVVDRLLPYHIWNERLASDRFNWKPRQPLYVLLLRVYRLPQPQMVSYSQEYGGCKSWIELLQSIPLEGSLPVLDESQYEQRVEEIREIVTQSPEFSNS; encoded by the coding sequence ATGCCCAGTACCACGCACGCCTTAAAAGAATGGGCAGTTGCTGTCAATGCCTTAGAAGCGGGTAAAACCATCATGCTGCTGCGTAAAGGCGGAATTCGAGAAGTTGGGGCGCGTTTTCAGGTTCGGTACGAGCGAGCGCTGCTTTATCCGACTTACGAGCATCAAAAACCTTATCTACTTAAGCCAGAATACGCCGGACAAGTAACGCCCGTCGCTTCTGGTTGGCACCCACAAACCGTTCGCATTGGCAGTTGGGCAGAGATTAGCAATGTCTTTTGTGTCAGCGAAGCATCAGTTGTCGATCGCCTGCTTCCCTATCATATCTGGAACGAGCGATTGGCGAGCGATCGCTTTAACTGGAAACCTCGCCAACCGCTATACGTTCTCCTGCTGCGAGTTTATCGACTTCCTCAGCCGCAGATGGTTTCCTACTCTCAAGAATACGGCGGCTGTAAATCTTGGATCGAACTGTTACAATCCATTCCTCTGGAAGGAAGCCTTCCAGTTCTTGATGAATCCCAGTACGAGCAACGGGTAGAAGAGATTCGCGAGATAGTAACTCAATCTCCCGAATTCTCGAACTCTTAA
- a CDS encoding M23 family metallopeptidase: MKLIASLRRTAKGLRLRQHYFLLLTLLVMATCIAIGGVKQQPLQAQTVPAAIRNNPWQYASFPVENFQAYTSPFGYRTSPVDGTTQFHYGLDMAAPLGSYVRNWWGGKVIELSDDTGCGTRIAIQSGQWKHIYCHLMGHVEETPQGRYLIDREGGVILGQGQDVPASARIARVGMTGRTTGPHLHWELKYADKYIDPALVLQEMYSRRSAARS; the protein is encoded by the coding sequence ATGAAACTCATTGCCTCCCTAAGACGAACAGCAAAAGGTCTTCGTCTGCGACAACATTATTTTCTCCTCTTAACGCTTCTGGTTATGGCAACCTGCATTGCCATAGGAGGAGTTAAACAACAGCCTCTCCAAGCCCAAACCGTTCCTGCTGCTATAAGGAACAATCCTTGGCAATACGCTTCTTTTCCAGTAGAAAATTTTCAGGCTTACACCTCTCCCTTTGGCTATCGCACCTCTCCGGTCGATGGAACGACTCAATTTCACTACGGTTTGGATATGGCAGCCCCCTTGGGAAGCTACGTTCGCAATTGGTGGGGCGGTAAGGTAATAGAACTATCGGACGATACGGGCTGTGGTACTAGAATTGCCATCCAATCGGGACAGTGGAAACATATTTACTGTCATCTTATGGGACACGTTGAAGAAACACCCCAAGGTCGTTATTTGATCGACCGAGAAGGTGGAGTTATCCTTGGGCAAGGGCAAGACGTTCCCGCTAGTGCCCGAATTGCCCGCGTAGGAATGACGGGTCGGACGACAGGACCCCATCTTCATTGGGAGTTAAAGTACGCTGACAAATATATCGACCCCGCCCTCGTGCTTCAGGAAATGTATAGCCGACGTTCGGCTGCTCGTTCTTGA